The Streptomyces sp. NBC_00306 sequence TATGCCGTCTGCGATCCGTGCTCGCCACGCGACACGCGCTAGGGGCGAAAAAGGCGGCCCAACCCCAGATCTAGTGGTTGGATTGTGTCTGTCGCCCACAAGTTGTGGTCCCCGGTGCTTCAAGACCGTGGTCATCGCCTATGCTTGGGGCTGCTTCGAAAGGGCTTCGACCGCCTGTCGAGGCTATTCAGTCGTGCTGCGAAGGAGGGTTGGGAACCATGCACTGCCCCTTCTGCAGGCACCCCGACAGCCGTGTCGTCGACAGTCGCACCACCGACGACGGGACGTCGATCCGGCGCCGTCGGCAGTGTCCCGACTGCTCCCGTCGCTTCACGACGGTGGAATCCGCCTCGCTGATGGTGATCAAGCGCAGCGGTGTGACCGAGCCCTTCAGCCGTAACAAGGTCATCTCCGGCGTGCGCAAGGCGTGCCAGGGGCGGCCGGTCACCGAGGACGCCCTCGCCCAGCTCGGCCAGCGGGTCGAGGAGGCGGTGCGCGCCACGGGAAGCGCCGAGCTGACCACCCACGACGTGGGTCTGGCCATACTCGGTCCCCTGCAGGAGCTCGACCTCGTCGCCTACCTGCGCTTCGCGTCCGTCTACCGGGCATTCGACTCACTCGAAGACTTCGAGGCGGCCATCGCGGAGCTCCGCGAGCAACGGCCGCCCGCAGAGGAAGGCGGCACGGGCGAGACCCTCGAGGTCCCCGTTCCCGCCACCGCCGCCGACTGAGCGACGCCGGCCGGAGCGGTCGGACACCCGACCGCCCGCCGACCACAGTCAGGCGGCACCAGGACCTGCTACGGCGCCCTGCGGCGTTCACGGCATCGGACAAGAACTGTGCCTCGGGAAGATCTGGGCACATCAGGGCGTTTTTGCCCACGTATGGGAGGCGGCATGACAGAGACGGCGAGCGGCCCGGCACGAGGATCCCGAGCCAAGGGGTCCAAGGCGAGCAAGGGTCTGCGCATCGAGCGAATCCACACCACCCCCGGAGTGCATCCGTACGACGAGGTGGTCTGGGAGCGCCGTGACGTCGTCATGACCAACTGGCGCGACGGCTCGGTCAACTTCGAGCAGCGGGGCGTCGAGTTTCCCGACTTCTGGTCGGTCAACGCGGTCAACATCGTCACCAGCAAGTACTTCCGCGGGGCCGTCGGTACCCCGCAGCGCGAGACCGGTCTGCGGCAGCTCATCGACCGGATCGTGAAGACCTACCGGAAGGCCGGTGAGGACTACAACTACTTCGCCTCGCCCGCCGACGCCGAGATCTTCGAGCACGAGCTGGCGTACGCCCTCCTGCACCAGATCTTCAGCTTCAACTCGCCGGTGTGGTTCAACGTCGGCACTCCTCAGCCCCAGCAGGTCTCCGCCTGCTTCATCCTGTCCGTCGACGACTCCATGGAGTCGATCCTCGACTGGTACAAGGAAGAGGGGATGATCTTCAAGGGCGGCTCGGGCGCCGGCCTGAACCTCTCCCGGATCCGTTCCTCCAAGGAACTGCTGTCCTCCGGCGGCAACGCCTCCGGTCCGGTCTCCTTCATGCGCGGTGCGGACGCCTCTGCAGGAACGATCAAGTCGGGCGGCGCCACCCGTCGCGCGGCCAAGATGGTCATCCTCGACGTCGACCACCCCGACATCGAGAACTTCATCGAGACCAAGGTGAAGGAAGAGGAGAAGATCCGCGCCCTGCGCGACGCGGGCTTCGACATGGACCTGGGCGGCGACGACATCACGTCCGTCCAGTACCAGAACGCCAACAACTCGGTGCGGGTGAACGACGCGTTCATGCGGGCCGTCGAGGCCGGCGACAAGTTCGGTCTGCGCGCCCGGATGACCGGCGACGTCATCGAGGAGGTCGACGCCAAGTCGCTCTTCCGCAAGATGGCCGAGGCGGCCTGGGCCTGCGCCGACCCCGGCATCCAGTACGACGACACCATCAACAACTGGCACACCTGCCCGGAGTCCGGCCGTATCAACGGCTCGAACCCTTGCAGCGAGTACATGCACCTGGACAACACCTCGTGCAACCTCGCCTCGCTGAACCTGATGAAGTTCCTCAAGGACGACGACAAGGGCAACCAGTCCTTCGACGTCGAGCGCTTCGCCAAGGTCGTCGAGCTGGTCATCACCGCGATGGACATCTCCATCTGCTTCGCGGACTTCCCGACGCAGAAGATCGGCGAGAACACCCGCGCCTACCGCCAGCTCGGCATCGGCTACGCCAACCTCGGCGCCCTGCTGATGGCGACGGGTCACGCCTACGACTCCGACGGTGGCCGCGCGCTCGCCGGCTCCATCACCTCGTTGATGACCGGTACGTCGTACCGGCGCTCCGCCGAGCTCGCCGCGGTTGTCGGCCCGTACGACGGCTACGCCCGCAACGCGGCTCCGCACCAGCGCGTCATGAAGCAGCACGCCGACGCCAACACCGCGGCCGTCCGCATGGACGACCTGGACTCGCCGATCTGGGCCGCCGCGACGGAGGCCTGGCAGGACGTCATCCGCCTCGGTGAGAAGAACGGCTTCCGCAACGCGCAGGCCTCGGTCATCGCGCCCACCGGCACCATCGGTCTCGCGATGTCCTGCGACACCACCGGTCTCGAGCCCGACCTCGCCCTGGTCAAGTTCAAGAAGCTCGTCGGCGGCGGCTCGATGCAGATCGTCAACGGCACCGTGCCGCAGGCCCTGCGCCGCCTGGGCTACCAGGAGGAGCAGATCGAGGCGATCGTCGCCCACATCGCCGACCACGGCAATGTGATCGACGCCCCCGGCCTCAAGACCGAGCACTACGAGGTCTTCGACTGCGCCATGGGTGAGCGTTCCATCTCCGCGATGGGACACGTCCGCATGATGGCGGCCATCCAGCCGTGGATCTCCGGCGCCCTCTCCAAGACGGTCAACCTGCCGGAGACCGCCACCGTCGAGGATGTCGAAGAGGTCTACTTCGAGGCGTGGAAGATGGGCGTCAAGGCGCTCGCGATCTACCGCGACAACTGCAAGGTCGGCCAGCCGCTCTCCGCCAAGACCAAGGACAAGGAGAAGGCCGAGGTCACCGCGAAGGCGGAGGAGACGATCCGGACCGCGGTCGAGAAGGTCGTCGAGTACCGTCCGGTCCGCAAGCGCCTCCCGAAGGGCCGTCCGGGCATCACCACCTCCTTCACGGTGGGTGGCGCCGAGGGCTACATGACCGCCAACTCCTACCCGGACGACGGTCTGGGCGAGGTCTTCCTGAAGATGTCCAAGCAGGGTTCCACCCTCGCGGGCATGATGGACGCCTTCTCCATCGCCGTCTCGGTCGGTCTGCAGTACGGCGTCCCGCTGGAGACGTACGTCTCGAAGTTCACCAATATGCGCTTCGAGCCGGCCGGTATGACGGACGACCCGGACGTGCGGATGGCGCAGTCGATCGTCGACTACATCTTCCGCCGTCTGGCGCTCGACTTCCTGCCCTTCGAGACCCGTTCGGCGCTCGGCATCCACTCGGCCGACGAGCGTCAGCGTCACCTCGAGACCGGGTCGTACGAGCCGACCGACGAGGAGCTGGACGTCGAGGGCCTGGCCCAGTCCGCTCCGCGGCAGCAGGAACTGAAGGCGGTCGCCACCCCGGAGGCGGCCATCCCGGCCCCGCAGCAGGCGCACACCTCGGCGGAGCTGGTGGAGATGCAGCTGGGCATCAGTGCCGACGCGCCGCTGTGCTTCTCCTGCGGGACGAAGATGCAGCGGGCCGGCTCCTGCTACATCTGCGAGGGCTGCGGCTCGACGAGCGGCTGCAGCTGATCCCGGGCACCCCTCGAGGGTGAACCACCCTGTCGGGGCGGGGAGTCGAATTCTTCGGCTCCCCGCCCCTTGGTCTGAGCCCGTGGGGCGGGACTACCGAGGGGCGGGAACTACTCCTCGATCGCCCCGCCCACGGCGCGCAGATGGTCGCGGAAGGTCAGAGACGGCGTCTGCTCCCGCGCGGTCAGATAGGCCCTGAACCGGACCTGGCTGCGCAGCGACTCACCCGCGCGGATGCGTTCCGCCTGGCGGCGCTCCGCGTCCCGGATCGACTCCGCGAGTGCGAACAGCTCATCGGCATGCGCCGCCGGGATGAACAGGACGCCGTCCTCGTCGCCCAGGACCAGGTCCGCGCCGTCCACCGTCCACTCGCCGACCGTTGCCGACTCCAGGGCATCGTCCGGACGGACATCGAGTCTCAGCGGGCCCGTCGGGACGGCTCCCAGGCTGAAGACCGGCAGGCCGATCTCCCGGATGTCGGCCGTGTCGCGGTGAAGGCCCCAGATCACGATGCCGTCCAGACCCGCGTCCAGCGCCTCCAGAGCCACGAGGTCACCGACGCACGCCTCGTCCGTACGGCCGCGGTTGTCGACCACGAGCACGTCGCCGGGCCGCGCCCCTTCGAACGCCTCCAGGAAGATGTCGACGCTGCCGACATGCCGGGCGGGCATGGCCCGCCCGGCCAGCCTGCTGCCCGGAACCACCGCGTGCATGGCTGCCGGGGCGCAGCGCACCGGCAGCCGGGCGCGGATGCAGGCGTCCGCGAGATGGGCGGTCGTCAGCGTCGCGAAACGCTTCCGAAGTTCTTGATCCATCCGGGCCGGCCTCTCAGTCGTTGCCCATCAGCGAGATGAATTCCTGAGGCTCGGTGTCGTAGCCGCGCACGACCTCGCGGAACTGCCACTCGCCCGTGTCGCCGCGGACGAACTCCGCGACGACGGCCGCCGTGGCCGTCGGGAGGCCCGAGAGGTCGTTCTGCCCGAGCTCGGTATGGCCCTCGGCGACTTTCACCAGGGTGTTCGCCACATCGCCGAACACCCGGTGACCGTCCCGCTGCTGTATGACCACACCCACCAGAACACGTCCGTACGTGGGGGCCAGCCGGTCGAATTCCAGCGTCATGACCTCGTCGGACCCGAAGCCCTGCCCCGTCTTGCTGTCCCGGGTCAGATTGATGGTGCCGTCGGGCGACCGGCTGTCGAAGTGCACGACGTACGCCGGTTCACCGTGGGGCGCTTCCGCGGTGTACGTCGCGGCGACTATGTCCAGGTCGTGGGGCGCCTCGCCCAGGGGACTCGGATCCCATCGGAGGGACACCTCGACCTTGCCGACGCCCTTGCTGAGGCTGCTCACCAGTTTGCCCTTCCCGTAACTGTCGGGATTTCACGGTCGGTTGACGTTATCGGCTCAGTGCGGGATGCGGCGAGGCGGTCGCTGTCGAACGATCTCGTCGCGGAATGCCTCGATCGCGCTGCTGACCTGGCGTATGAGATGGGTGTGCTCGATACGGTCGAGGTAGAGGCAGCGCCGGGCCAATCCGTCCAGCTCGAAGGCGAAGCAGAGGGACATCAGAGGGTTGATGAAGAGTTCGCTGCCCCGGGTGCGGGTGGTGAACTGGACGTTGCCGAAATCGCCCCGGACCGCGGCGGCGATCGAGCCGTTGACGATGCTCGGATGATCCGCGGTGTGCGCCTGAGCATGGGCCACGGCATCCAGGAAGAGCGCACCCTCACGGGTGGTGCGCGGCACCGAGAAGGCGCCGAGGTACGCACCGTCGGCGTCCAGCGCGGCGATGTTCTCCAGTACCAGGCCGTGACTCACCCCGTGGTGGGCGTCGACACCGAAGCCGACGGAGACGACCAGCCGCTCCGGCGCGAGATCCTTCGGGATTCCGTGGAGCGCGGCCACGCTCGTCAGATCCTCCTCGGGGGTGCCGAGCCCCGATTCGTCGCCGCGCATCAGGATGTCCGTGCCGCCGTCCACCAGGACCACAGCGTCGATGTCGTACTGCTCCAGGAGAGCCGTGTACGCGGCGCGCAACGGCTGGACTCCCACGCGGGAGAAGGCGTGGACCGTGCTCGGACAGCCGTGGAGGTCGAGCCACTGAGCGAGGGTGCGCTCGGGGAAATAGGTCTGGTGAAGCGATGTTGCCGGGGTGACGACTGCGAGGTCGGGTGCGAGCCAGGCGTCGAGCGGCAGACCTTCGAGGGCGCTGAACGACAGATTCGCGAGGTGGACCTCTTTGCCCTGGTGATGCAGGGACAGCGCCACCGGCAGGCCGGCATACACGTCGAACCCGCCGCCCGCGCCGGCGACGAGGACGCGCTCGGCCGACTCCAGCCGGCTGAACAGGGGATTGGTGTGCAACGCCGTCATGACGATCATTGTGCAGCGTGGGTCTGACAGCGCGGCCGGCTTTCAGGGGAGGGGCGGGGCCGGTCCCTCCCGCTCCGAACGGCACGCGGCCCGGAATCGATCATTTCCGAGGGTCGGTGGGGCCCGGATCCTCGTCGGCGGGTTCGAGATCGAACTGGCGGCCGATGCTTCTGCCGATCTGGAAGGAGTGCACTCCTCGGGAGAGTGACCGGCGCCACGTTCCGAGCCGTACGATGGCGCGGTGCTGGTCAAGTGGATTCGCTGCACCGTGGTGGACCGTCGTGGGTTCGAGCGGGGACAGCGGAAGTGGGCGGGGCTGCTGGGTGAGCCGGGATTCCGGGGACAGGGTGGCGGGTGGAGCAAGGGGCGGCCGCATGTGGCGCATGTGTTCGCATTCTGGGAGAGCCGGGCGTTCTACGACTCGTTCATGGCGCGCTCACACGACCGGCTGGCGTCCGGCCAGTCCGGCACGTACAAGGACAGCCAGGCCAAGCTGTTCGACCACCGCTTCGATGTGAAGACCGGCTTCGAGCCGCGGTTCACCGGGGCCGACGTGGTGCGGGTCGCGCACTGCAAGGTCCGCGAGGAACGGGTCGAGCACTATGCGCTCATGCAGGAGAAAGTGTGGAACCCGGCCATGGCGGGCTCGCCCGGAATGGTCCGGGGGCTGTTCGGCGAGGCTCCCGAGAACGAGTTCCTGGTGATGTCGATGTGGCAGTCGGCCGCCGAGCACGGGAAGTACCGCCGGGAGCGCGTGGAGAGGCTGCTCCTGCGGGCGCAGACCGAGGCGGATGTCGCGGCACTCAGCGGTGATGTCGTCCAGCTCGAACCGTCCTGGACCGTCTGACGGCCTCCTGCCGACAGGGCGGCGGCCCCTGATGTGCCACACCTCACGGGCCGGATCGGCCGCCTGGATCCTGTCCCGCCGCTCAGCGGGCCCCAGGGCGATCTAGGGTCGAGACATGGCAAGACCGCAACGCATCGTCCTCGTCCGGCACGGAGAGTCGGAAGGGAACGCCGACGACACCGTGTACGAGCGCGAGCCCGACCATGCGCTGGGGCTGACCAGCAAGGGCTGGGCCCAGTCCGAGGAGACGGGCCGCCGGGTGCGTGAGCTGTTCGGCCGCGAGCAGGTGAGCGTCTACGTCTCTCCCTACCGCCGCACGCACCAGACCTTCCGTGCCTTCGACCTCGACCCCGAACTCGTCCGGGTCCGCGAGGAGCCGCGGCTGCGGGAGCAGGACTGGGGAAACTGGCAGGACAGGGACGATGTACGGCTCCAGAAAGCCTATCGAGACGCCTATGGGCACTTCTTCTACCGCTTCGCCCAGGGCGAGTCCGGAGCGGACGTGTACGACAGGGTCGGCGCCTTCCTGGAGAGCCTTCACCGGAGCTTCGAGTCGCCCGACCACCCGCCGAACGTGCTGCTCGTGACGCACGGACTGACCATGCGGCTCTTCTGTATGCGCTGGTTCCACTGGACGGTCGCGGACTTCGAGTCGCTGGCCAATCCCTGCAACGGGGACATGCGGGTGCTGGAGCTCGGCGAGGATGGCCGCTACGCCCTTGACCGGCCGTTCGAGCGCTGGCGCACCCCCGAGCCGTACGGCGTCACCGGATAGAGTGGCAGGAAGATGACCGCTGACTCCTCTCGTGACCGGCGCTTCGCACGCGCCCTGGACAGCCTGCGCGGACTGTCCGTGGGAGACGCCCTTGGCTCCCAGTACTTCGTACCGTCGAACTACCCGCTGCTGAAGCGGCGCGAGGTGCCCTCGGGCACCTGGCAGTGGACCGATGACACGGAAATGGCCTCCTCGGTTCTCGCCGTGCTCGCCGATCACGGCCGCATCGACCAGGACGCGCTGGCCGGCTCCTTCGCCGAACATCATGACTTCGACCGCGGGTACGGCCCTGCGGTCAATCGCATGCTCCGGCTGATCCGCGAAGGCGGCGACTGGCGAGAACTGGCCACGGGGCTGTTCAAGGGCCAGGGTTCGTGGGGAAATGGATCTGCGATGCGGATCGCGCCCCTCGGTGCCTGGTACGCGGACGACCCGGAGCAGGCCACGCACCAGGCCGAGATCTCCTCGTACACCACGCACCAGCACCGTGAGGCTGTGGTCGGCGCCATGGCTGTGGCGGCGGCAGCAGCGATCGCAGCGAATCCGGCGGGACCGCCCCAGCCCACGGATCTGCTCGACGGCGTGATCGCGCTCGTGCCGCGCAGTGCGGTGGGAGCGGGGCTGCGCCGGGCGCGGGACATGCTCGACTACAACGACGCCGGGACCGTCGCCGCGGTCCTGGGCAGCGGCAGGCGCACGAGCGCGCACGACACCGTGCCGTTCGCGCTCTGGTCGGCCGCTCGGTCGCTCGGTGACTTCGAGCGGACGTTCTGGACGACCGCGCAGGTCGGAGGCGACGTGGACACGACGTGCGCCATCGCCTGCGGGGTGGTCGCCGCGGGGAAGGCCGGACAGCCGCCGGCCGCGTGGCTGGAGCGTACGGAGACGCTGCCGGACTGGCTCCCGGCATCGGCTCGCTGACGCTCTGCCGCTGATCGTCGGTGCACACTGCGTGAGTGTGCGGCTTCGACCTGCTCGGGGTCTGTTGCTCAGTCCCGCTGACAGAACGCGGTGCGAGCCGCGTCGGCAGCCGGGGCCTCTGCGCGAGCCGCGTCGGCAGCCGGGGCCTCTGCGCGGGCCGCGTCGGTGGCCGACGCGGCCCGCACCCCGGCGCTACGCGGCGTGCCCTCCCGGGCCCGCTGTACCACTGAGCGCCTCCAAGTCGCTCTTGCGGACCCGAATGACGAACAGGGCGATCACCGCGGCCAGTCCGACCAGGCCGACACCTGCCCAGAACGATGTCGCGATGCCCTCGGCGAGTACTTGGTGTCCCCACGGCGGCGGCATCTCGTGAGTCTTCTCGAACACGGCCTTCTGTGCCGGAGTGGACTCGGCAAGGAATGACGGCAGCTGTCGCTCGGCCTCGTCGCGGCTGGCGGTGCTGAAGATGGTCATGAGGATCGACAGGCCCAGCGAACCGCCCACCATCTGGGTGGCGTTGAGCAGACTGGATGCCGCCCCCGACTCGTGCTGCGACACCCCGGAGACCGCGGTGAGGGTGGCGGTCACGAAGACCAGGCCCATGCCGAAACCGAAGAGGAGCATCGGCCCCAGCACCCCGCCGAGGTACGAGCTCTCCGGGGAGAGTGCGGTCAGCCACGCCATACCGCTACCCGTGAACAGCGCCCCGGCCACCAGGAACGGCTTGGGGCCGAGCACGGGGAGCAGCTTCGACGAGAGCCCGGCCGCAGTCACGATCATGACGGTGACCGGCAGGAACGCGAGACCGGAGGTGATGGGGCTGTAGTCCAGCACGTTCTGCACGAACAGCACGATGAAGAAGAACATGCCGAACATGGCCGCGGCGAGGCTCATCATGATCAGATATGTGCCCGAGCGGTTGCGGTCGGCGAACATGCGCAGCGGTGTGATCGGTTCGCGTGCCTTACGTTCGATCATGACGAACGCGGTGAGCAGGATGATCGCCGCGGCGAACGCGGCGAGCGTGAGCCCGTCGCTCCAGCCGTCCTCGGAGGCCCTGATGAACCCGTAGACCAAGGACGCCATGCCCACGGTCGAGGTGAGTGCACCCGTGATGTCGAAGCGCCCGGAGTGCCGGTCGGACTCGTTGATGAACATCGGCGCGAGTACGGCGATGAGGATGCCGATCGGCAGGTTGACGTAGAACACCCAGCGCCAGTCCAGCCACTCGGTGAGCATGCCGCCGGCGAGCAGACCGATGGCCGCGCCGCTGGCGGAGACGGCGGCGAAGATGCCGAACGCGCGGTTGCGCTCCGGGCCTTCGCGGAAAGTGGTGGTGATCAGTGCCAGCGCGGTGGGAGAGGCGATCGCGCCACCGACGCCCTGGAGTGCGCGGGCGGCGAGCATCTGCCAGGCCTCCTGCGCGACGCCGCACAGCAGCGAGGCGAAGGTGAACAGCAGCACGCCGAAGATGAAGACTCTCCGGCGGCCGAGTATGTCGCCCGCCCTGCCACCGAGCAGCAGCAGCCCGCCGAAGGTGAGTGTGTAGGCGTTGACCACCCAGGACAGTTGGGTCGTGGTGAACTCGAGTGTCCCCTGGATGTGGGGGAGCGCGATATTCACAATCGTGGTGTCGAGGACCACCATGAGCTGGAGGGCGGCGATGACAGTGAGGGCAATCCCGGGGCGTCCTGGTCGGCGAGCGGCCCCGGGCGTACTGGGAGCTGCTAGTTCAGAAGTTGTCACTGGTGTCCCCCCACAAGTGTGTTAGTGAACGCGGTCGTTCACTGTTGTCAACCGTAGAGAGTCCCCATCAGTGAACGCAAGCGTTCACTGAACTCCAGTCCCCAACGGAGAGAAGATGATGGCCAATTCGCGCTGGACGGTCGCTGCCGAGACATCCCCGGTCTCGCTGCGCCGTCGTGGGCAGGTGCTGGAACGCGCGATCCTCGATGCTGCGCTGGAGCAGCTGAGCACCGTCGGCTGGAGCGGACTCACCATGGAAGGTGTCGCCGCCGGTGCCCAGACCGGAAAGGCGGCCGTCTACCGGCGCTGGCCCTCGAAGGAGGACCTCGTCGCCGATGCCCTGCAGGCCGCCCTGCCCCAGCTGGTCGAGGCCGATGATCACGGAAGCATCCGCGAGGACCTCTTCCAGCTGTGCCGTCGAGTGCGGGACGCGATGTACTCGCGGTCCGGATTCGCACTCCGCTCAGTGCTTCACGAGTGCGACTCTGCCGCTGCCGAACGGTTCCTCGCGGTGATCGTCCGCCAGGTGATCGAACCGTCCACGCAGCTCTTCCGTGACGTCGTACGTCGCGGAATGGTCAGGGGGGATGTCCGCCCCGACGCCGCTCACGACCTCGTCATCGACGTGATTCCGGGCCTGATGATGTACCGATCCAAGGTGTGCGGAAGCGAATGGCCGGACGGAGACATCGCCGAAATGATCGACCAGGTGATGGTGCCACTGCTCCGTCCGTACAAGGGCTGACCGCCTCTCCCGGGCGAGGTCGTCGGGCGCGGTCGAACCGTGACGGGAATCCGGTTGTTCCGGGCGGGGTCGGTCGGCGTAGGCTTGCTGGCGCCATGCCGTACGAACCACCCACACACACAGTCGAGCGCTCGATCCGAGCGACCACCGGCGCCAAGATCATTGCCGGTGTCGACGAGGTCGGACGAGGCGCCTGGGCCGGTCCCGTCACGGTATGCGCCGCGATCACCGGACTGCGCCGGCCGCCAGTCGGGCTCACCGACTCCAAACTGCTGAGCCAGAAGCGCCGCGAGGAGCTCGCCGTCCAGCTGGAGAAGTGGGTCACGGCCCACTCCCTGGGGCATGCCTCGCCGGAGGAGATCGACGAACTCGGCATGACCGCGGCCCTCCGGCTCGCGGCCACCCGCGCGTTGGACGCGCTGCCGGTACGCCCGGACGCGGTCATCCTCGACGGCAAGCACGACTACCTCGGGGATCCGTGGCGCGTCCGTACGGTGATCAAGGGAGACCAGTCGTGCGTCGCGGTCGCCGCGGCCTCGGTGCTCGCCAAGGTGCGCAGGGACGCGATGATGGCCGAACTGCAGGGGGAGTTCCTCGACTTCGCCTTCGCCGACAACGCCGGCTACCCCTCACCCGTCCACCAGGCCGCTCTCAGGGAGCTCGGCCCCACGCCGTATCACCGGCTCTCGTGGGCCTATCTCGACGCCCTGCCTGCTTGGCGGCACCTGAAGAAGATTCGACTCTCTCCGGAGGCGGCAGAACTGGAGAGTGGGGGACAGCTCGGCTTCGAATTCTGAACCAGCCCTGCCGGCAGGGCAGTCGCACTCATGTGCCCACCCGCCTATGCCGTTCGAACCGGCATTTGATAGACATCCACCCATGCCTCTCATTCCCGAGGAGCCTCAGATTCACGAGAGCGCCCAGGGTCCCCGCGCTACACCGGCCGCCGGCCGCACCGCGCCGACCCCCCGTCCCGTACCCGGTCCGCGTTCCATGGCCTCGCCGCGTCCCGGACATCCGGGCCCGGGTTCCACCCGGCCCGCGCCGACACCGCGTACGCACGCCTCCACCGGACAGCC is a genomic window containing:
- a CDS encoding TetR/AcrR family transcriptional regulator, whose protein sequence is MANSRWTVAAETSPVSLRRRGQVLERAILDAALEQLSTVGWSGLTMEGVAAGAQTGKAAVYRRWPSKEDLVADALQAALPQLVEADDHGSIREDLFQLCRRVRDAMYSRSGFALRSVLHECDSAAAERFLAVIVRQVIEPSTQLFRDVVRRGMVRGDVRPDAAHDLVIDVIPGLMMYRSKVCGSEWPDGDIAEMIDQVMVPLLRPYKG
- a CDS encoding ribonuclease HII, encoding MPYEPPTHTVERSIRATTGAKIIAGVDEVGRGAWAGPVTVCAAITGLRRPPVGLTDSKLLSQKRREELAVQLEKWVTAHSLGHASPEEIDELGMTAALRLAATRALDALPVRPDAVILDGKHDYLGDPWRVRTVIKGDQSCVAVAAASVLAKVRRDAMMAELQGEFLDFAFADNAGYPSPVHQAALRELGPTPYHRLSWAYLDALPAWRHLKKIRLSPEAAELESGGQLGFEF